The following coding sequences lie in one Candidatus Aminicenantes bacterium genomic window:
- a CDS encoding CCA tRNA nucleotidyltransferase: protein MHDPQHPPVRGQDRVILEAPHHPIVRRDIDPDALKIMERLDKQGFLACLVGGAVRDLMLGRKPKDFDIATDARPGQIKKRFPNAYVIGRRFRLVHVHFPGDKIIEVATFRRPIPPEEEEAQAAREARGEAVEPIDPYGTPREDAFRRDITINALLYDAVLDSVIDYTGGLEDLERKRVRVIGDPEIRFAEDPVRIWRVIRHAARIGFSIDEAAEKAIRAQASLVAGCAGARLYEELNKDLSAETRPVLEKLRRYGLLRHILGSLGRDYETDATQFARLLTLLDRSERCGAKSAKAEREDSFAMLFYPWVERLFARDDIDIGRALHDELQNLRTEATIPKLVKADAIQILTIAGTRTKALRTGRMRWSLQKRAHYGQAERLFFLVTEGDLPGEGRTFESLFRQSF, encoded by the coding sequence ATGCACGACCCGCAACATCCCCCCGTCCGCGGCCAGGACCGCGTCATCCTTGAAGCCCCCCATCATCCGATCGTTCGCCGGGACATCGATCCCGACGCCCTCAAGATCATGGAGCGCCTGGATAAACAGGGTTTTCTGGCCTGCCTCGTGGGCGGAGCGGTCCGCGACCTGATGCTCGGCCGCAAACCCAAAGACTTCGATATCGCCACCGATGCCCGGCCCGGCCAGATCAAAAAGCGCTTTCCCAACGCCTATGTCATCGGCCGCCGGTTCCGCCTCGTCCATGTCCATTTTCCGGGCGACAAGATCATCGAAGTGGCCACCTTCCGCCGGCCCATCCCGCCCGAGGAAGAAGAGGCCCAGGCGGCTCGGGAAGCCCGCGGCGAGGCGGTCGAGCCCATCGATCCCTACGGCACTCCGCGCGAAGACGCCTTCCGCCGCGACATCACCATCAACGCCCTGCTCTACGACGCCGTTCTGGATTCGGTCATCGATTATACCGGCGGGCTGGAGGATCTGGAGCGAAAGCGCGTGCGAGTTATCGGCGATCCGGAAATCCGCTTCGCCGAAGACCCGGTCCGGATCTGGCGCGTCATCCGGCACGCGGCCCGGATCGGGTTCAGCATCGACGAAGCGGCCGAGAAAGCCATCCGAGCCCAGGCCTCCCTTGTCGCGGGCTGCGCCGGCGCCCGCCTCTATGAAGAGCTGAACAAAGACCTTTCCGCCGAAACGCGGCCGGTGCTGGAAAAGCTGCGCCGCTATGGCTTGCTCCGTCATATCTTGGGGTCCCTGGGTCGGGACTACGAGACAGACGCGACCCAGTTCGCCCGGCTTTTAACCCTGCTGGACCGGAGCGAACGATGCGGCGCCAAGTCCGCTAAGGCCGAGCGCGAGGACTCCTTCGCCATGCTGTTCTACCCCTGGGTCGAGCGGCTTTTCGCCCGTGACGACATCGACATCGGCCGGGCTTTGCACGACGAGCTGCAAAATCTGCGCACCGAAGCCACTATTCCCAAGCTGGTCAAGGCCGACGCCATTCAGATCTTGACTATCGCCGGCACGAGGACCAAAGCCTTGCGGACCGGCCGGATGCGCTGGTCGCTGCAGAAGCGGGCCCATTACGGCCAAGCCGAACGCCTCTTTTTCCTGGTCACGGAAGGCGATCTGCCCGGCGAAGGGCGGACGTTTGAATCGCTGTTCCGCCAGTCCTTC
- the galK gene encoding galactokinase, with protein MNALSERLAAKHRRHHGIDPDFIAYAPGRVEILGNHTDYNEGFVLSAAIDAGIAYGLTPSGTPECRLYSADFEESVRCPADDPGRTDKERWSNYSRGVFAFLRQRYGFSPKGFLGTQIGDIPIGAGLSSSAALEIACGLAVAAFHGLQPDLIDLARIGQKAEHEYAGVKCGLLDQISSLFGRENSLVFTDFRSLEVRTVGLPPGTAFLIANTAVKHALVDSEYNERRQRCEQAAAYFTRVLGPRVKALRDVTWNDLEAHRGPLDPAVWRRAAHPVGENERVLKGVAMLEAGDAAGFGRLMFESHKSSMIYFENSCPELDTLVETARTTPGVLGARLSGGGFGGSVVAFIEAGREEAIGRALAEAYEQAHGHRIEPRLVVPSAGARLVRPA; from the coding sequence ATGAACGCGCTGTCCGAACGCCTGGCCGCCAAGCATCGCCGCCACCACGGGATCGACCCGGATTTCATCGCCTACGCCCCGGGCCGGGTGGAGATCCTCGGCAACCACACCGATTACAACGAGGGCTTCGTCCTCTCGGCCGCCATCGACGCCGGCATCGCTTACGGCCTGACACCGTCGGGAACTCCCGAGTGTAGGCTGTACTCTGCCGATTTCGAGGAGAGCGTCCGCTGCCCGGCCGACGATCCCGGTCGCACGGACAAAGAGCGCTGGTCGAACTACAGCCGGGGCGTATTCGCTTTTCTCCGGCAGCGCTACGGATTCTCCCCCAAGGGCTTTCTCGGGACCCAGATCGGCGACATTCCCATCGGCGCTGGCCTGTCCAGCTCGGCCGCGCTGGAGATCGCCTGTGGCCTGGCCGTGGCGGCCTTCCACGGCCTCCAGCCGGATCTGATCGACCTGGCCCGGATCGGGCAGAAAGCCGAGCACGAGTACGCCGGGGTGAAATGCGGCCTGCTCGACCAGATTTCGAGCCTGTTCGGCCGGGAAAACTCCTTAGTTTTCACCGATTTCCGCTCGCTCGAAGTCCGGACGGTCGGACTGCCTCCCGGGACGGCCTTCCTGATCGCCAACACGGCCGTCAAACATGCGCTCGTCGATTCCGAATATAACGAACGGCGGCAGCGCTGCGAGCAGGCGGCCGCCTATTTCACGCGGGTTCTGGGGCCGCGGGTCAAGGCCCTGCGGGATGTCACCTGGAACGATCTGGAAGCCCATCGCGGCCCTCTGGATCCGGCGGTCTGGCGGCGTGCCGCCCACCCGGTGGGGGAAAACGAGCGCGTCCTCAAGGGCGTGGCCATGCTGGAGGCCGGCGACGCCGCCGGCTTCGGACGCCTGATGTTCGAATCTCACAAGAGCTCGATGATCTATTTCGAGAACTCCTGCCCCGAGCTCGACACCCTGGTCGAGACGGCGCGAACGACGCCGGGGGTTCTGGGCGCCCGCTTGAGCGGCGGCGGGTTCGGCGGCAGCGTCGTGGCCTTCATCGAAGCGGGCCGGGAAGAAGCCATCGGGCGGGCCCTGGCCGAGGCCTACGAGCAGGC